One Paraburkholderia phytofirmans OLGA172 genomic window carries:
- the ubiA gene encoding 4-hydroxybenzoate octaprenyltransferase, whose amino-acid sequence MFARLPLYLRLVRMDKPIGSLLLLWPTLNALWIASEGHPSWPLLVIFTVGTVLMRSAGCAINDYADRDFDRYVKRTENRPITSGKIKAWEAVALAAGLSLLAFLLILPLNTLTKELSVAALFVAGSYPFTKRFFAIPQAYLGIAFGFGIPMAFAAIQDHVPMLAWVMLLANVFWSVAYDTEYAMVDRDDDIKIGIRTSALTFGRFDVAAIMLCYAVTLGIYVGIGVMLGFGVLYWLGWAAAVGCAIYHYTLIRNRERMACFAAFRHNNWLGGALFVGIAAHYAVASF is encoded by the coding sequence ATGTTCGCCCGACTTCCTCTGTATCTGCGCCTCGTGCGCATGGACAAGCCGATCGGCAGCCTGCTGCTGCTGTGGCCGACGCTCAATGCGCTGTGGATTGCGTCCGAGGGCCATCCTTCGTGGCCGCTGCTGGTGATCTTCACAGTGGGTACGGTGCTGATGCGCTCGGCAGGCTGCGCGATCAACGACTACGCGGATCGCGACTTCGATCGCTACGTGAAACGCACGGAAAACCGTCCGATCACGTCGGGCAAGATCAAGGCATGGGAGGCGGTGGCGCTGGCGGCCGGTTTGTCGCTGCTGGCGTTTCTGCTGATCCTGCCGCTGAATACGCTTACCAAGGAGTTATCGGTGGCGGCGCTGTTCGTCGCCGGTTCGTATCCGTTCACCAAGCGCTTCTTTGCGATTCCGCAGGCGTACCTTGGTATTGCGTTCGGCTTCGGCATTCCGATGGCGTTTGCCGCGATTCAGGACCACGTGCCGATGCTCGCCTGGGTCATGCTGCTGGCCAACGTGTTCTGGTCGGTTGCGTACGACACGGAATACGCGATGGTCGATCGCGACGACGACATCAAGATCGGCATCCGCACTTCGGCGCTGACCTTCGGCCGCTTCGACGTGGCGGCGATCATGCTTTGCTATGCGGTGACGCTGGGAATTTACGTCGGCATCGGCGTGATGCTCGGCTTCGGCGTGTTGTACTGGCTCGGATGGGCGGCGGCGGTGGGCTGCGCGATCTATCACTACACGCTGATCCGCAATCGCGAGCGGATGGCGTGCTTCGCGGCGTTCCGTCACAACAACTGGTTGGGCGGCGCGTTGTTTGTCGGCATTGCCGCGCATTACGCGGTGGCTTCTTTCTAA
- the proC gene encoding pyrroline-5-carboxylate reductase: MKIAFIGGGNMAAALIGGLIKRGVAPADLYAIDPNEDARKRNEQQFGIKTGAAADAALASYDAVVLAVKPQILKSVAEALAPHLQASQLAISIVAGIRMDDMSRWLNRHARIVRVMPNTPALIGMGVTGLVATGSVDATGRALASQVLGAVGETVWFDDEAKIDAVTAISGSGPAYVFYFIEALQEAARRLGMDEAQGRALAVATFTGAAQLAANSDEPPSLLRERVTSKGGTTAAALASFDASGIKDAIVRGVLAADARAREMGDEFGKL; the protein is encoded by the coding sequence ATGAAAATTGCTTTTATCGGTGGCGGCAACATGGCCGCTGCGTTGATCGGCGGTCTCATCAAGCGCGGCGTCGCACCCGCTGACCTGTACGCAATCGACCCCAACGAAGACGCGCGCAAGCGCAATGAGCAGCAATTCGGCATCAAGACCGGCGCCGCCGCGGATGCCGCGCTCGCGTCCTACGATGCCGTCGTGCTGGCGGTGAAACCACAGATCCTGAAGAGCGTCGCCGAGGCGCTGGCGCCGCATCTGCAGGCCTCGCAACTGGCAATCAGCATCGTCGCGGGCATTCGCATGGATGACATGTCGCGCTGGCTCAACCGCCACGCGCGCATCGTGCGCGTGATGCCGAATACGCCGGCGCTGATCGGCATGGGCGTGACGGGCCTCGTCGCGACCGGCAGCGTCGACGCAACCGGCCGCGCGCTCGCGTCGCAGGTGCTGGGCGCGGTTGGCGAGACCGTCTGGTTCGACGACGAAGCGAAGATCGACGCCGTCACCGCGATCTCGGGCAGCGGTCCCGCTTACGTGTTTTATTTCATCGAGGCTTTGCAGGAAGCCGCGCGCCGACTCGGCATGGATGAAGCACAAGGCCGCGCGCTGGCGGTCGCAACCTTCACCGGCGCGGCGCAATTGGCCGCGAACTCGGACGAGCCGCCGAGCCTGTTGCGCGAACGTGTGACGTCGAAGGGCGGTACTACGGCGGCCGCGCTGGCGTCGTTCGACGCCAGCGGGATCAAGGACGCGATCGTGCGTGGCGTGCTCGCCGCCGATGCGCGCGCCAGAGAAATGGGCGACGAGTTCGGCAAGCTGTAA
- a CDS encoding YggS family pyridoxal phosphate-dependent enzyme, with amino-acid sequence MPDLIHNLEAVQQRIALAAQVAGRDARSITLLAVSKTFPAEDVRAAYAAGQRAFGENYVQEAITKIEALADLRAALEWHFIGPLQSNKTRPVAEHFDWVHSVDRLKIAQRLSEQRPDNLPPLNVCLQINISGEASKSGVSIPEAVEVAQTIAALPKLNLRGLMAIPEPAGSIEEQRVPHRQLRELFERLRNDGLELDTLSMGMSSDLEAAVREGATIVRVGTAIFGARDYSH; translated from the coding sequence ATGCCCGATCTGATTCACAACCTCGAAGCGGTGCAGCAGCGCATCGCCCTCGCCGCCCAGGTGGCTGGACGCGATGCGCGTTCGATCACCCTGCTCGCGGTCTCGAAGACGTTTCCCGCCGAAGACGTGCGCGCCGCCTACGCCGCCGGTCAACGCGCGTTCGGTGAGAACTATGTGCAGGAAGCCATCACCAAAATCGAAGCGCTGGCCGATCTGCGGGCAGCGCTCGAATGGCATTTCATCGGACCATTGCAATCGAACAAAACGCGGCCGGTTGCCGAGCATTTCGACTGGGTGCATTCGGTCGACCGCCTGAAGATCGCGCAGCGGCTATCGGAGCAGCGCCCGGATAACCTGCCGCCGTTGAACGTCTGCCTGCAGATCAACATCAGCGGCGAAGCGTCGAAAAGCGGTGTGAGCATTCCCGAGGCCGTGGAAGTCGCGCAGACAATCGCCGCGCTGCCGAAACTGAATCTGCGCGGTCTGATGGCGATTCCGGAACCGGCCGGCAGCATCGAAGAGCAGCGCGTGCCGCATCGGCAATTACGCGAGCTGTTCGAACGCCTGCGCAATGACGGCCTCGAACTCGATACGCTCTCGATGGGCATGTCGAGCGACCTCGAAGCCGCCGTGCGGGAAGGCGCGACGATCGTGCGCGTCGGCACCGCGATTTTCGGCGCGCGCGATTACTCTCACTGA
- the glcF gene encoding glycolate oxidase subunit GlcF: protein MQTNLADFIRNTPDGDEADAILRNCVHCGFCTATCPTYQILGDELDGPRGRIYLIKQMVEGAAVTRSTQVHLDRCLTCRNCETTCPSGVQYGRLVEIGRKITEEKVTRPFSQRMVRRLLASFVPNSALFTPAMRIGQHIRPLLPKKLRDKVPARQRPLEWPTAKHPRKMLMLAGCVQPSMMPNVNVATARVLDALGVETLIAAEAGCCGAIRLHLGYNDEALDDLRANIDAWWPYIEQGVEAIVMNASGCGATVKEYAHLLRNDPAYAEKARRVTELTRDIAEVLPEFEEALVAVTRRRAIHTVAFHPPCTLQHGQQVRGKVEHLLAALGVEVRLPADNHLCCGSAGTYSLTQPKLSYALRDQKLERLQAQEPQVIVSANVGCIAHLQSGTSTPVAHWIELVEHMLST, encoded by the coding sequence ATGCAAACCAACCTCGCGGACTTCATTCGCAATACGCCCGATGGCGACGAAGCCGACGCCATCCTGCGCAATTGCGTGCATTGCGGTTTCTGTACGGCGACCTGCCCGACCTATCAGATCCTCGGCGACGAACTCGACGGCCCACGCGGACGCATCTATCTGATCAAGCAGATGGTGGAAGGCGCGGCGGTCACGCGCAGCACCCAGGTCCATCTGGACCGCTGCCTCACCTGCCGCAACTGCGAGACCACTTGCCCATCCGGCGTGCAATACGGCAGGCTGGTCGAGATCGGCCGCAAGATCACCGAGGAAAAAGTCACGCGTCCGTTCAGTCAGCGAATGGTGCGCCGGCTGCTCGCGAGCTTCGTGCCGAACAGCGCGCTGTTCACGCCGGCCATGCGCATCGGTCAGCATATCCGTCCGCTGCTGCCCAAAAAACTGCGCGACAAGGTGCCCGCGCGGCAGCGTCCGCTCGAATGGCCGACCGCGAAACATCCGCGCAAGATGCTGATGCTCGCGGGCTGCGTGCAACCGTCGATGATGCCGAACGTCAACGTCGCCACCGCGCGGGTGCTCGACGCGCTCGGCGTCGAAACGTTGATCGCCGCCGAAGCGGGCTGTTGTGGTGCGATCCGTCTGCATCTGGGCTACAACGACGAAGCGCTCGACGATCTGCGCGCCAACATCGACGCGTGGTGGCCGTATATCGAACAAGGCGTGGAAGCAATCGTGATGAACGCGTCCGGCTGCGGTGCGACGGTGAAGGAATACGCGCATCTGCTGCGCAACGATCCCGCTTATGCGGAAAAGGCGCGCCGCGTGACCGAGCTGACGCGCGACATCGCGGAGGTCCTGCCGGAGTTCGAAGAGGCGCTCGTCGCCGTGACGCGCCGCCGCGCGATCCATACGGTAGCGTTCCATCCGCCATGCACGTTGCAGCATGGTCAGCAGGTGCGCGGCAAGGTCGAACATCTGCTGGCAGCGCTCGGCGTGGAAGTGCGCCTGCCTGCCGACAATCATCTCTGCTGCGGCTCGGCCGGCACTTATTCGCTGACGCAGCCCAAGCTCTCGTATGCGCTGCGCGATCAGAAGCTCGAGCGGCTGCAGGCGCAGGAGCCGCAAGTGATCGTGTCGGCGAACGTCGGCTGCATTGCGCATCTGCAAAGCGGCACGTCCACGCCGGTCGCACATTGGATCGAACTGGTGGAGCATATGCTGTCCACCTGA
- the glcE gene encoding glycolate oxidase subunit GlcE, producing the protein MEEDDIVAVWSERVRSASAEGRTLRIRGGGTKDWYGQTLKGEILDTRAYRGIIAYDPAELVITARAGTPLLEIEAALAERDQMLAFEPPHFGLQATFGGCIAAGIAGPRRPAAGAARDFVLGAVIMNGQGQKLHFGGQVVKNVAGYDVSRLMAGSLGTLGLILELSVKVLPIPQAEATLKFDMNGTDAVRKLNEWGGRPLPITASAWRHGTLAVRMAGAEAAVKAARTALGGEVVDAVEAERFWAGLREQTDSFFAAIPPKAALWRLALPSITEPLQLPGAQLMEWGGSQRWWITDTDAQTVRISAKQAGGHATIFRTGPGYDRSAGVFTPLPAPLMKIHRGLKAAFDPARIFNRGRLYPDF; encoded by the coding sequence ATGGAAGAGGATGACATCGTCGCCGTTTGGTCCGAACGCGTGCGTTCAGCCAGCGCCGAAGGGCGCACATTGCGCATCCGTGGCGGCGGCACCAAAGACTGGTACGGTCAGACGCTGAAAGGTGAGATCCTCGACACGCGCGCTTATCGCGGCATCATCGCTTACGATCCGGCCGAACTGGTTATCACGGCGCGCGCGGGCACGCCCCTGCTGGAGATCGAGGCCGCGCTCGCCGAACGCGATCAGATGCTCGCCTTCGAACCGCCGCACTTCGGGCTGCAGGCCACCTTCGGCGGCTGTATCGCGGCGGGCATTGCCGGTCCACGCCGCCCTGCCGCGGGTGCGGCGCGCGACTTCGTGCTCGGCGCCGTCATCATGAACGGCCAGGGCCAGAAGTTGCATTTCGGCGGCCAGGTGGTGAAGAACGTCGCCGGTTATGACGTCTCCCGTTTGATGGCAGGCTCGCTCGGCACTCTTGGGCTGATCCTCGAGTTGTCAGTCAAGGTGCTGCCAATACCGCAGGCCGAAGCGACCCTCAAATTCGACATGAACGGCACCGACGCGGTCCGCAAGCTCAACGAATGGGGCGGCCGCCCGCTGCCGATTACGGCGAGCGCATGGCGTCACGGCACGCTGGCCGTGCGGATGGCCGGCGCGGAAGCCGCGGTCAAGGCCGCCCGCACGGCGCTTGGCGGCGAAGTGGTCGATGCCGTCGAAGCGGAGCGCTTCTGGGCCGGCCTGCGTGAACAGACAGACTCGTTCTTTGCGGCCATCCCGCCGAAGGCCGCGCTGTGGCGGCTCGCGCTGCCGTCGATCACCGAGCCGCTGCAATTACCCGGTGCGCAACTGATGGAATGGGGCGGCAGCCAGCGCTGGTGGATCACCGACACCGACGCGCAAACCGTGCGTATCAGCGCCAAACAGGCCGGCGGCCACGCCACCATCTTCCGGACCGGCCCCGGCTACGACCGCAGCGCAGGGGTGTTTACGCCGCTGCCCGCACCGCTGATGAAAATCCATCGCGGCCTGAAAGCCGCCTTCGACCCAGCCCGCATTTTCAATCGCGGCCGTCTCTACCCCGACTTCTGA
- a CDS encoding FAD-linked oxidase C-terminal domain-containing protein: MNAPVELTAEVLAQRQREVVQALMAVLPTHCLLYREEDTVAYDCDGLAAYRRLPLAVALPETESQVQRIVQICHRLDVPIVPRGAGTGLSGGAMPIRHGVVVSLARFRKIVEVDPYARTATVQPGVRNLSISDAAAPYGLYYAPDPSSQIACTIGGNVSENSGGVHCLKYGLTVHNVLRVRAVTMEGEIVEFGSLAPDAPGLDLLAVLIGSEGMFAIVTEVTVKLIPKPQTAQVIMASFDDVVKGGDAVASIIAAGIIPAGLEMMDKPATRAVEEFVNAGYDLDAAAILLCESDGTPEEVADEIVRMTAVLREQGATRIQISRSENERLRFWSGRKNAFPAAGRISPDYYCMDGTVPRRSIGPLLARIEVMEKKYGLRCINVFHAGDGNMHPLILFNGNDQDEWHRAEAFGCDILETCVELGGTVTGEHGVGIEKINSMCVQFSPEERDAFHAVKRAFDAPGLLNPDKGIPTRARCAEYGKMHVRGGLLPHPDLPRF; the protein is encoded by the coding sequence ATGAACGCACCCGTCGAACTGACGGCCGAAGTTCTCGCCCAGCGCCAGCGCGAAGTCGTGCAGGCGCTGATGGCCGTGCTGCCGACCCACTGTCTGTTGTATCGCGAAGAAGACACCGTCGCCTACGATTGCGACGGCCTCGCCGCTTATCGGCGTCTGCCGCTCGCGGTCGCATTGCCGGAGACGGAATCGCAGGTCCAGCGCATCGTGCAAATCTGTCACCGGCTCGACGTGCCGATCGTGCCGCGCGGCGCGGGCACCGGTCTATCCGGCGGAGCGATGCCGATTCGTCACGGCGTGGTGGTGTCGCTCGCGCGCTTCAGGAAGATCGTCGAAGTCGACCCGTATGCCCGAACCGCCACGGTGCAACCGGGTGTGCGCAATCTGTCGATTTCCGACGCCGCCGCGCCCTACGGCCTTTACTACGCGCCCGATCCGTCGTCGCAGATCGCCTGCACGATCGGCGGCAACGTCTCCGAGAATTCGGGCGGCGTGCACTGCCTCAAATACGGCCTCACCGTGCACAACGTGCTGCGTGTGCGCGCTGTGACGATGGAAGGCGAAATCGTCGAATTCGGTTCGCTCGCGCCCGACGCGCCAGGGCTCGATCTGCTCGCGGTGCTGATCGGCAGCGAAGGCATGTTCGCAATCGTCACCGAAGTCACCGTCAAGCTGATCCCGAAACCGCAAACGGCGCAGGTCATCATGGCCAGCTTCGACGATGTCGTGAAAGGCGGCGACGCGGTCGCCAGCATCATTGCAGCGGGCATCATTCCGGCTGGTTTGGAGATGATGGACAAACCGGCTACGCGCGCCGTCGAAGAGTTCGTCAACGCGGGCTACGACCTCGACGCGGCGGCAATCCTGCTGTGCGAATCGGACGGCACGCCGGAAGAAGTGGCCGACGAAATCGTGCGCATGACTGCGGTGCTGCGTGAACAAGGCGCCACCCGCATCCAGATTTCACGCTCGGAAAATGAGCGGCTGCGGTTCTGGTCCGGGCGCAAGAACGCGTTTCCGGCGGCTGGCCGTATTTCGCCCGACTACTACTGCATGGACGGCACCGTGCCGCGCCGCAGTATCGGGCCGCTGCTGGCGCGCATCGAAGTGATGGAGAAGAAATACGGCCTGCGCTGCATCAACGTATTCCATGCCGGCGACGGCAACATGCATCCGCTGATCCTGTTCAACGGCAACGATCAGGACGAGTGGCATCGGGCTGAGGCGTTCGGTTGTGACATTCTCGAAACGTGCGTCGAACTGGGCGGCACGGTGACCGGCGAGCACGGCGTGGGTATCGAGAAAATCAATTCGATGTGTGTGCAGTTTTCGCCCGAAGAGCGCGATGCATTCCACGCGGTCAAACGCGCCTTTGACGCGCCCGGCTTGCTCAATCCCGACAAGGGCATTCCCACCCGCGCCCGCTGCGCCGAGTACGGCAAGATGCACGTGCGCGGCGGCTTGCTGCCGCATCCGGACCTGCCGCGGTTTTAA